A part of Aspergillus flavus chromosome 1, complete sequence genomic DNA contains:
- a CDS encoding glucan endo-1,3-beta-glucosidase eglC yields MQLTHLLAFALSLATSEAAYKGFNYGATKSDGSVKSQSDFESEFSTAKNLVGTSGFTSARLYTMIQGGTTNSPISAIPAAIAENTSLLLGLWASGGGMDNELAALRSAISQYGDSFAKLVVGISVGSEDLYRASSEGEKVNAGIGIGPDDLVSFIKEVRSIISGTALSSVPIGHVDTWTAWTNGSNSAVIDAVDWLGFDGYPYFQSSMSNSISDAKALFDDSVAKTKAVAKGKEVWITETGWPVSGSTQNLGVASPANAKTYWDEVGCPLFDETNTWWYILQDANPTTPNPSFGVVGSTLSTTPLFDLSCSNSTRPSASASSSAAGSATPVGSAVPSSSAAVNPSSSGIVSSAAPSTTPGFTVGKGFRPSNSSAAAYYSSASASGSAYPKFTKTASGSSATSTSAGSSSDSSSTNSGKSSSDSSSTNSGASASSSSILATGGASSVSGSVFGALVAVFAFVATL; encoded by the exons ATGCAATTGACACACCTTCTTGCCTTCGCCCTGTCGCTCGCTACGTCCGAGGCCGCCTACAAGGGCTTCAACTACGGTGCTACCAAGTCGGATGGCAGCGTCAAGTCTCAGTCCGATTTCGAATCGGAGTTCTCCACTGCGAAGAATCTGGTCGGCACTTCGGGCTTCACCAGTGCTAGATTGTACACCATGATC CAAGGTGGCACTACCAACTCCCCTATCTCCGCCATTCCCGCTGCCATTGCCGAAAATACATCCTTGTTGCTGGGTCTTTGGGcctctggtggtggtatgGACAACGAGTTGGCCGCCCTCAGGTCGGCCATCTCCCAGTACGGTGACTCCTTCGCCAAATTGGTCGTGGGTATTTCCGTTGGTAGTGAAGATCTCTACCGTGCCTCGTCCGAGGGTGAGAAGGTCAATGCCGGCATTGGAATTGGCCCCGACGACCTGGTCTCGTTTATCAAGGAGGTCCGGTCGATCATCTCTGGCACCGCCCTGAGCAGCGTCCCCATCGGTCATGTCGACACCTGGACCGCCTGGACTAACGGCTCCAATTCGGCCGTCATTGACGCCGTCGACTGGTTGGGTTTCGACGGTTATCCTTACTTCCAGAGCAGCATGTCCAATTCCATCTCGGACGCCAAGGCACTCTTCGACGACTCTGTGGCTAAGACTAAGGCGGTCGCTAAGGGCAAGGAAGTTTGGATCACCGAAACCGGCTGGCCCGTCAGCGGAAGCACTCAGAACCTCGGCGTCGCTTCCCCCGCCAACGCGAAGACCTACTGGGACGAGGTCGGATGCCCCTTGTTCGACGAGACCAACACCTGGTGGTACATCCTCCAAGACGCCAACCCCACCACCCCTAACCCCAGCTTCGGTGTGGTCGGCAGCACTCTGAGCACCACCCCATTGTTCGACTTGTCTTGCTCTAACAGCACTCGCCCATCTGCTTCCGCTTCTAGCTCCGCTGCTGGCTCCGCGACTCCCGTCGGCTCTGCTGTTCCCTCTAGCTCCGCTGCTGTGAACCCTTCGTCGTCCGGAATCGTGTCTAGTGCTGCTCCCTCTACTACCCCTGGCTTCACCGTCGGCAAGGGATTCCGTCCGTCCAACTCCTCCGCTGCTGCCTACTACTCCAGCGCTTCTGCTAGCGGCTCGGCCTACCCTAAATTCACCAAGACCGCTAGCGGTTCCTCCGCTACTTCCACCAGCGCTGGTAGCTCTTCGGACTCTTCGTCGACCAACTCTGGCAAGTCCTCTTCGGACTCTTCCTCAACCAACTCTGGCgcctctgcttcttcttcttccatccttGCTACGGGCGGTGCCAGCTCCGTCTCGGGCTCCGTCTTCGGTGCTCTGGTTGCTGTCTTTGCATTCGTGGCTACTCTGTAA
- a CDS encoding uncharacterized protein (uncharacterized alpha/beta hydrolase domain-domain containing protein): MGLRGAESEFRDKWALLCNISFVIPGLNLNLLIVHNRNLISVYSTMLDINRCSSKRLIVCCDGTWQDSTADSSKPASNVTRFSRALSANAIVERNGQKHEIPQIVYYQKGVGTGLGDKYWGGVAGLGLSANVRAAYGFLVDNYNEGDKIYFFGFSRGAYTARAVAGLVCQWGLLTRRGMDNFPTVYEDFYHKKADDYTPEQRRALGFRDPLPQFTVEIIGVWDTVAFHQTWLGGWIGEKLEFRNTILSENVRYAFHALALDEERTAYQPTLWNLPQKSHGQELLQVWFSGVHTDVGGGGDDPRLSNITLAWMIAQCMKDGQLSFDIDGYLFDIPPRPLEIGVTPWATSLGKTGKWSFTRSLEGVLGGVSKRTPLAYKPVDSGITNETIHVSISDRNLAGAGKWPWPCSALKARKDPNSWLLTDGRVIVESPLLKMEDYMKGRIRTVHVDEQD; encoded by the exons ATGGGGCTGAGGGGAGCTGAAAGCGAGTTTAGAGATAAATGGGCATTACTCTGCAATATATCTTTTGTGATTCCTGGTCTAAATTTGAACCTGTTAATCGTGCACAACAGAAATCTAATCAGTGTGTATAGTACAATGTTGGATATTAACCGTTGTTCAAGTAAACGGCTTATTGTTTGCTGTGATG GAACTTGGCAAGACTCAACAGCAGACTCGAGCAAGCCTGCTTCTAACGTGACGCGATTCAGCAGAGCCTTAAGCGCAAATGCCATTGTCGAGAGAAATGGTCAGAAACACGAAATTCCCCAGATTGTTTACTATCAGAAGGGTGTAGGAACTGGCTTGGGAGATAAATACTGGGGTG GCGTAGCAGGACTAGGCCTAAGCGCCAACGTCCGCGCAGCATACGGCTTCCTAGTCGACAACTACAACGAAGGCGACAAGATCTACTTCTTTGGCTTCTCACGCGGCGCATACACCGCACGCGCTGTAGCAGGTCTAGTCTGCCAATGGGGCCTACTAACACGACGAGGAATGGACAACTTCCCAACCGTGTACGAGGATTTCTACCATAAGAAAGCCGACGATTATACGCCTGAGCAGCGACGAGCACTCGGATTCCGAGATCCCCTCCCGCAATTTACTGTGGAGATCATCGGGGTTTGGGACACGGTCGCCTTCCACCAGACCTGGTTGGGAGGATGGATAGGCGAGAAGCTCGAGTTCCGGAATACGATTCTCTCCGAGAATGTTCGGTATGCGTTTCATGCGTTGGCGCTCGATGAGGAGCGAACGGCGTACCAGCCTACGTTGTGGAATCTTCCGCAGAAGAGCCACGGGCAGGAACTGTTGCAGGTTTGGTTCTCCGGGGTGCATACGGAtgttgggggtggaggggatGATCCTCGACTTTCGAATATTACGTTGGCGTGGATGATCGCGCAGTGTATGAAGGATGGGCAGTTGAGTTTCGATATTGATGGATATTTGTTTGatattcctcctcgtccGTTGGAGATTGGGGTTACCCCGTGGGCGACGAGTTTGGGGAAGACGGGGAAGTGGAGTTTCACTCGGTCTCTTGAGGGGGTTCTGGGTGGTGTTTCGAAGCGGACACCTCTTGCTTATAAGCCTGTGGACTCGGGGATCACTAATGAGACGATCCATGTGTCGATTAGTGATCGGAACTTGGCGGGAGCTGGTAAATGGCCGTGGCCGTGTTCTGCGTTGAAGGCGCGGAAGGATCCGAATAGTTGGTTACTGACGGATGGTAGAGTCATTGTTGAATCGCCGTTATTGAAGATGGAGGACTATATGAAAGGACGGATTCGGACTGTGCATGTTGATGAGCAGGATTAG